One window of Betaproteobacteria bacterium genomic DNA carries:
- a CDS encoding ImmA/IrrE family metallo-endopeptidase produces the protein MTPGAPKSPDTTGAKAANKISRWLEPLGEGRFPIDVDHLALTAHTMYQRDDPITRIHGADWKDIDGCLARNPANPQEWWLSFKATASPERQRFTKAHELGHYVLHSQRQTEFRCGSAVIVEKDTGEENIEAQANQFASYLLMPANLVRQEIESGEITFDLVSEMAKFYGVSFEAMCIRVVEITDQPAVLVYWDNGMMRRWSRSRPARLQRLRLEAPPEWPP, from the coding sequence GTGACCCCTGGCGCCCCGAAATCGCCGGACACCACCGGCGCAAAGGCTGCCAACAAGATCTCCCGCTGGCTCGAGCCCTTGGGCGAGGGGCGCTTTCCCATTGATGTCGACCACCTGGCGCTCACCGCTCACACCATGTATCAGCGGGACGATCCGATTACCCGCATTCATGGTGCTGACTGGAAAGACATCGACGGCTGCCTGGCCCGTAATCCCGCCAACCCCCAGGAGTGGTGGCTAAGCTTTAAGGCGACGGCCTCCCCCGAACGGCAGCGCTTTACCAAGGCCCACGAGTTGGGTCACTACGTGCTGCACAGCCAGCGGCAGACGGAGTTTCGCTGCGGGTCTGCCGTGATCGTCGAGAAGGACACCGGGGAAGAGAACATCGAGGCGCAGGCGAACCAATTCGCGAGCTACCTCCTCATGCCCGCAAACCTCGTTCGCCAAGAGATCGAAAGCGGAGAGATCACCTTCGACCTCGTAAGCGAGATGGCCAAGTTCTACGGAGTGTCCTTCGAAGCCATGTGCATCCGCGTGGTGGAAATCACGGACCAACCCGCGGTCCTCGTCTACTGGGATAACGGCATGATGCGGCGGTGGTCCCGCAGCCGTCCGGCCAGGCTTCAGCGACTGAGGCTTGAAGCGCCCCCGGAATGGCCCCCTTGA
- a CDS encoding helix-turn-helix transcriptional regulator, producing the protein MTMEQLADEVGVSKSYIWALENNPEQREQRTSAVVMSNLAKALGVTLQDLMGEEMSEAAGAKTKPEDVAFFRNYLGMTPADRETFRKMMEVFHGKKGE; encoded by the coding sequence ATGACGATGGAGCAGTTAGCCGACGAGGTTGGTGTCTCGAAGAGCTATATCTGGGCCCTGGAGAACAACCCTGAGCAACGCGAGCAGCGCACGTCGGCCGTTGTCATGAGCAATCTTGCAAAAGCGCTCGGTGTCACCCTGCAAGACCTGATGGGCGAGGAGATGTCCGAGGCCGCGGGTGCCAAGACCAAGCCCGAGGACGTCGCGTTCTTCCGGAACTACCTGGGAATGACGCCTGCTGACCGCGAGACCTTCCGGAAAATGATGGAGGTGTTCCACGGAAAGAAGGGCGAGTGA
- a CDS encoding ATP-binding protein produces MALPIISAEERLREKHSAKIGLVGPPGVGKTSQLKTLPPEQTLFVDLEAGDLAVKDWPGDTVRPRTWGEFRDLAVFLAGPLPTATADQAFSEAHYQHVCNTYGDPSQLAKYDFYFVDSLTVLSRLCFAWCKAQPQAYSEKNGKPDTRGAYGLLAQEMITALTHLQHVRDKHVIYVAILEEKTDDYNRRYHQLQLEGSKTALELPGVLDEVITLAVLKADDGTPYRGFVTSAVNAFGYPSKDRSGRLDAIEEPHLGKLIRKCLGEVTS; encoded by the coding sequence ATGGCGCTTCCTATCATTTCGGCTGAAGAGCGCCTGCGCGAGAAGCACAGCGCCAAGATCGGTCTCGTGGGCCCTCCCGGGGTCGGCAAGACCTCGCAACTCAAGACTCTGCCGCCCGAACAGACTCTCTTCGTCGACCTCGAAGCGGGGGATCTCGCGGTAAAGGACTGGCCCGGCGACACGGTGCGGCCCCGCACCTGGGGGGAGTTCCGCGATCTGGCGGTTTTCCTGGCCGGGCCCCTGCCCACTGCGACCGCCGACCAGGCGTTCTCCGAGGCGCACTACCAGCACGTCTGCAATACCTACGGCGATCCCTCGCAGCTCGCGAAGTACGACTTCTATTTCGTGGACTCGCTCACCGTCCTCTCGCGCCTGTGCTTTGCCTGGTGCAAGGCCCAGCCGCAGGCCTATTCGGAAAAGAACGGCAAACCCGACACCCGCGGAGCGTACGGACTTCTCGCCCAGGAAATGATCACCGCGCTGACCCACCTGCAGCACGTCCGCGACAAGCACGTGATCTATGTGGCGATCCTGGAAGAGAAGACCGACGACTACAACCGCCGCTACCACCAGCTGCAGTTGGAGGGCAGCAAGACGGCTCTCGAGCTTCCCGGCGTACTGGACGAAGTCATCACGCTCGCGGTCTTGAAGGCCGACGACGGCACGCCCTACCGGGGCTTCGTCACGAGCGCTGTCAACGCCTTCGGTTACCCCAGCAAGGACCGCAGTGGCCGACTCGATGCGATCGAGGAGCCCCACCTCGGAAAGCTGATCCGCAAGTGCCTGGGCGAGGTGACGTCGTGA
- a CDS encoding helix-turn-helix domain-containing protein produces MADWDKATVDARLVEAVRTARRLPPARVRGHFNAWPEIIREEWETYGVDEPDRRPMPPSPEAIDRMLETTRWMQWLEVEQRHLVWMRAKRYGWRDISIRFACNRSTAWRHWQRALQQLADHLNQRLVTR; encoded by the coding sequence ATGGCTGACTGGGACAAGGCAACCGTCGACGCAAGGCTTGTGGAGGCGGTACGCACGGCACGACGACTGCCGCCCGCACGCGTGCGTGGCCACTTCAACGCATGGCCCGAGATCATCCGGGAGGAATGGGAGACCTATGGGGTAGACGAACCAGATCGTCGGCCCATGCCGCCATCGCCAGAGGCCATTGATCGGATGCTCGAGACCACGCGCTGGATGCAGTGGCTGGAGGTGGAGCAGCGTCACCTCGTGTGGATGCGGGCGAAGCGCTACGGCTGGCGAGACATCTCCATCCGCTTTGCCTGCAACCGCTCGACCGCGTGGCGGCACTGGCAGCGCGCACTGCAGCAGTTGGCCGATCACCTCAACCAGCGCTTAGTCACGCGGTAG